Genomic DNA from Carassius gibelio isolate Cgi1373 ecotype wild population from Czech Republic chromosome B14, carGib1.2-hapl.c, whole genome shotgun sequence:
CTAGATAGTTAGCTCACTCAAGCTGTCATGCACACTGAGCTCCGCAGAGAGGCCGCACTCTCGTGACCACAATCAGCTGCAGCTCACTGAACAACCGCGTGTCTGTCCGTTACCTCCCGCTCCTGGATCAACAATACTCACGCTGCGCCGCGGAAAACGCTGCGTGTGCCAGAGCGAAAAGGCCCACACCGACAACACCTTTCCAGAAGGACGAGGCCATTTTCACTCGAGCACAACCGATTGAGCTACTGCTGAAGCGCGTGAAGCACTCTTCAATGAGCGCTGCGTCACCACCGCCGCACCAATCGCACTTCCGGTTGCCCACTGCTACTTTACgcatgcatttaaagagacaatgtgttttctttcttttacatttttactttcgtgtttttttattttatctttaattttatttattttattcagtgctttaaacaacaacacagaaagGCATTCATGACTGGGAGATTTACATATTACGACTGAGATTAAACTCAAATTTAATTCAAACTCTAAACTCcatatttacaaaattaaatttaaaataaaataaaaattttggggAGAAAAAAATATAGAGACAAAGAAAAAAGAGAGTGGGAGGCTCTTACATTGTACATCTTACATCTTAACGTCTCCATATTACAAATTTctcttttgaaaaatgtacatttatgaatgtaaaacTTCAGCAAAAGTAACAAATTATTTATAACATAAGATATCTTTTTTATCTTTAAGAACAAACCAAACAACTTGCGTGTTGATTATTTATCCTTTTATGTATCGCATTTTTTAGGTTATAATTGAATTTTCTGTTCCCTGgctgttatttttgttctttGTAATAACTCTTGATGTTctgtaataatgtatttaaatttgttgatatatatatatatatatatggtgaatATAAAAGAACAGAAACATATTTACAGAAATAATGTGAACAGCGAGATTTTTAGCACAAAAGTCTCcacaataaaatatcaaattaattaatataattaatataaaatgatataatataaaatacatctaTATATCTATGTGACTACAGTTACACAGGAAATCAactatataatgtaaaataatataatgatgaAATACTGgcaatttttaaatatatctgtGACAAATGCATCACAAATGTTCTTCCTCACTAACaccttttgtatttttatagcaAAAATAGTGTGAGTGCGTGGGGATTTGAACCGATAAAATGTTAATTACATCATAGTATTACTTaataataggctatatatatatatatatatatatatatatatatatatatatatatatatatatatatatatatatatatatacatatatatatacatatatatatatatatatatatatatatatatatatatatatatatatatatatatatatgtatatatatatatatatatatatatatgtatatacatatatatatatatatatacatatatatacatatatatatatatatatatatatatatatatatatatatatatatatatatatatatatatatatatatatatatgccaatgTTCGACTATGACGATGCAGAATAAATTAAAACATCAACAGTTATGCACAGCGCTTGCCGATTATGAGTTGTACGAACACGTGACTGCTCGCTTGGTCATATGACGTCACATGTTGTGGGCGGGGCGTCGTTGGGAATCAGGAACAATCTTCAGCAGCCTATGATCTGTTAATGCTCTTGCCTGTGTTCAGCGGTCCTGAGCAAAGTGCATTGCTCTTCTTATATCTTTCCACCTAAAAGTTATGCCAACATGGGCTCTACATGTAAGATCAACGCCGCGATGGGTAATTGGAGGAGACTGTCTCTGTTTGTTTGGGCGAGCGCCCTCAGCTCGTGCCTATGCAGAGCTGAAGACAGTGCGATGGAGAACATCGTGACAGAGAAGAAAGCTGAAGAAAGCCACAGACAAGACAGCGCCGACCTGCTGGTCTTTATCCTGCTCCTCAccctgacaatcttgaccatatGGTTGTTCAAACACCGCCGCTTCAGGTTTCTGCACGAGACGGGACTGGCGATGATATACGGTGAGAAATATCAGGCGTGAGCAGAGAGCATTTTCCTCTTTGATCGCACATATGAACTGTGTAGTCAGCTGCATGCTTACCGCAATAAAAGTCTGCAAGTGCATGGGATCTGTTAATGAAAGTACGCCATGCATGATCAGGACTGTTCAAAGGCCAGTGTGGGAGGTCATCTTCCTCACTGCTTCTCCAGCGTTTGGGCTGTTTCAAAAAACAGATATAAGATTTTAAAAGCTTTGCTGTTCATGCTGTCATCTCTCTATTATGGCCTTAAGTTAAGGAAACCCCTTTTAATTGTAACGGATTTATACTGAGTTTTCTTAACCTAAAGAGTTACTTGCAATCAGTTACAACTGGAAATATTCTTGACTATGAAGCATATCCCAGTTAGGTTACTCAGGAACTGATGTTCAGAAGTGTTATTGTAGTATTTTTTACGTTtattgtttacatattatattatagtttttattaatattttagttcgcctttattttagtgaaatttatttattaattatttatttatttctaatgtttcttttttgttactttatgtgatttttatcatttttctagtttttttatattaatattttggtttgatttaatttttacttGAGATCTAGTTTCATTtcatagttttttattttctgttctaattctaatgcattcatttttttcttatttcagcTCTGTTTATAATTttccttaaaataatttttatctaatttttttaatgttattgcaGCTTTATTTAagcttacaattttttttaagtttaatatgaTAAGCTAATAAAAGTAGCCATTGTACATAAAAAGATGTGCTTCAAAAATCTTTTGAGAGGTTTTTAGCTTTTGTGATGACAAAAACTCTAGGTAGGCAGCTAACTAGAGTTTGAAAATTtgaatgtggaattatatatatatatatatatatatatatatatatatatatatatatatatatatatgtgtgtgtgtgtgtatgtgtataaaaacttaaatattaagaaatgtattgaatcattttattaaaatggtaaaatgctctctttctgtctctcgtCAGGGTTGCTTGTGGGTGTTGTCCTGCGTTATGCTATTCATGTTCCCAGTGACATGAACAATGTTACACTGAGCTGTAATGTCAATGGCACTCCAGCCACACTGCTGGTGAATGTCAGTAGTAAGTTCTATGAGTACACACTGAAAGGAGAGATCAGTGCCAATGAAGTCGATGATATTCAGGACAACGAGATGCTCCGCAAGGTAGAATATCACCTCACAACAATCATACAGCAGCCATCTGACCTACATCACAGGTTTAGATGAATTTGAATCGAAAGCTGGAGCTGAAGCTGAAACCACAAATGTTATGGGGAACtcagaatttatttgaatatgACTCATAGATAAATAGCCAGTCTGTTTTGCTGAACTCAGTCATGTTCGCTAGGCGTTTCAAATAAATACCAATAATTTAATttcaacacacactcacacatattaaTTCAGTGCCTGACAAACTGTCATTCTCTGTTAGCACATGCCCCTCACATGACAGATGCATGAAAATGTTTATGTCTAAACATCAAGAAATCTTAcataccccaaacctttgaacagtagggCAATTTTTTAGACCTTTTCTTATTTGATCAAAGGTAAATGAAACGCCAATATCTGAATCATTCTAATTCTGTTTTAGGTGACCTTTGATCCAGAGATCTTCTTCAATATTCTCTTGCCTCCTATCATATTTCATGCTGGATATAGTTTAAAACGAGTAAGAGCTGTTTTTAATCATTAATACAGACCAGGTGTTGTGTGCACAAGATAATGAATGTACTGCTCAGTGTAGAAAAATCGTTTAAATTATTCTGTCTGTGTTTCAGAGACATTTCTTCCGGAACTTGGGCTCCATTCTTGCCTATGCGTTTGTGGGAACCGTGGTGTCTTGTTTCATCATTGGGTCAGTGTATACAATGTCTTTTGTCAGTGCTTTTCAAAGTGGTTGCTCCAGTGATGAGAGTGAAAACCAGATTATAGAGGTGTGCACTGTATTTTCCAGGTTGTTTATGTATGGCTGTGTGATGCTGATGAAGCAAATTGGTTATCTGGGTGGCGATTTCTTCTTCACTGATTGCCTTTTCTTTGGTGCCATTGTCTCAGCCACTGACCCAGGTACTACAGACATAGTCCCTGTAACCGTGCCTAAATGCAGTCCTCAATGTGTATTAATCAAGCATTTATTTGCAGAATTAGGTATGTGgtcttgtctttttgtttttttgcaagagGGGTGTGTTATGGAATTTCTAAACTAAGCCTAGctttatcatttataatttagCAATTTGTTGTCTGGAACAGGAAGTAACCTGTTTCAAAGCTCAGTCCTTATTGGTTCCCTGTACAGGAATACGTCTCAGAATGATGGTACCAACCATGGAATTCCATGGAATTGTGACATTGCAAATATTCTATATGCCATTGGTAAATTATCCATAATTACAGCATTGTAAAATTCATGGTATGTTGTGTCACGATTATGCCCTggtaacattttaacatttttaaatactctATATAAAATTGAGTTTGAACTTCTCCAGACACTCCAGACTTCCAGAGTGAAATTGCATTAGAATAGCACATCCGATGAAATGGCAGATTGCACCAAATGCTAATGCAGGATTGGTCTGTAATGTTTGTAAGGCGGGGCTTTGTTTTATAGTGACAGTTCTGGCCATCTTCAATGAGCTGCAGGTGGATGCTGACCTATACGCCCTGCTTTTTGGAGAAAGTGTTCTGAATGATGCCGTCGCTGTCGTACTTTCCTCGTAAGTCCTCTACTGCTCATGATTATACACTGTCATATTTACAAACACAATGCAGAATGAATAATTATCACTTTTCACTTAACATCCGATTCTTTCTCTGCTGGATCTTTCATCTGCTCCAGCATGCTGCTTTATTACGGGAAGCAAAGTGGGGCGGGGCATCACAGCCCTAGAGGCGTGGCTTATACAGAGGGCGGGAACCAGACACTGAGAATGCCCCTCAATGGGTGTGCTGCACTTGTAGCTTTGAGCCTGCCGAGTGGATTTTTAGTGTGTGCATTGACTGGTCTGTACCAGAACATGCAGGGTAAATGACCCACAGTTATGCTTCACACCAGCACCTGCAAAGAAGCTAAAAGAAGGAAGCTAAAAAAGGGAAGAAGAATCCCTTTCCACTTTCATTTGAACTAGCTGTAGGGGAATTCTGCAGTTCATTAACTTCACTGTTCTAGAAGTTGTGGATGTGGCAGAGCTGtgggtatttgcagactgaatgATAGCCATTTGCTTCATAGTTTGAAGTGATGTTGTGTCCCTCTAGAAAGTTTTCTCTTGTTCCTGCTAGtcctaaataataaaaatgtcatttattaatttgagaGCTTATCATTTGGATACAAGGTACATTTGAAAAGCAATTAAAGGGTAATTAAACCTTTCTTGGTCTTTCAGAACTcccaatacatttaaaatatgtatttaaattaagcTGCAGAAGAACAATTCCTGAGTTAAAAGAGTAAAATATGGGAAAGTTCAACAAAACTCTTTACCATTAACCATTTATGTGGTATGCTTCAGCAACAGTTGTTTTATGAATCAATTATGAAGTTAAAAACTACTTTGAGCACAACAGCAAATCAGCCTTGGTTTAAGTAATGAAAGGAGCCCATTTAACATTTCCCATCCTATGATCAAAGATAAGttagaaaaactaaattacaCACAGGGACTTTTCAGACATTATGCACCTCAGGGGAAAACAATAGATGATAGAAATTGTATAATATGACCTTTTTAAGAAAACAGTGCAGAGACTGGGAAATAGTGGAAAATAAAATGACTATCTCTGCAGAGCACACCTCATCTGATACGTGTTTAGATGTTAGAAAAACATTAGCGTATTTCCCAGTCCTGCTCAtagtcataatgttaatgtttgtAATGGATTTCCAGTAGGAGATGGAACTGTTACATTATTGCAGATAATAAAGAAGAACAGCGAAATCTCCTTCTTTAACATTCATAGCCCTTTTAGATTTCTGTAAGTTTGTGTGTTAATGTCGTACAATGAATGAGTTTGTGTGGAtgcatctgttttttttcccAGGTCAATTGTAGCATATCAGCCTGAGGGAGACAACACTCACACCTTTGAAGCCATGGCCATGCTGAAGTCCTTTGGCATCTTCCTGGGGGTCTTCAGTGGTTCTTTTGCTCTTGGAGTGGCAACTGGAGTCGTTACTGCATTGATATCCTTTATTGTTTCAATTTTGTGtgtcacttattttttttattttgttattactgTTATGATAAATTACTGGGATGTGTTGGAATCTCACCTGTGGCATGTATAGATCTCATTCTTCTTTATATTTGATAGTCactattaaaggtgctgtatgtaagtttttgactctactaaagcataaaaataccataatatgtttgcagatatatAAGAAACATGCTAAGGTAACAAActtgtttatctaaaaaaaaaaaacaatgccacAGTTAGTTATTCTCCTTTGATCTTTGTTTtggttaggggtgctccgatcacgatcggccgatcatttatgcgcatctcgtcagtaaagccggttctctaatcagcggttaattccatcaggtgtgtgatttcacatagagcagctgttactacacagagccgttgttaatagagaagatgcgcaaatccacttcattttcagcgttttttggcacatcttctcagttaacaacggctctgtgtagtaacagctgctctatgtgaaatcacgcacctgatggaattaggTTTGTGaagttttggtttgtgaaacccgcccactgccaatttacccaattgtattttggGACCAAgggtgtatttaatttaattcatcatCAAGTGCGCTCGTTTTTCCTtgtgtcatcaatctggcaacctgcgttttagtcaagtctgaggaggaagggccaggagaaaaaaaaatccctctccaatattttgaatttggactgcaatacctagttcaaccactcggtgtcaatcctacatacagcacctttaatgttaaataatacatttagaagtttcttcaTCCCACGGATATTTTCGTTGACTCCTTTCCACGTTACTAAGTTCACTAAGCTTAGGGACTTGCCGTTGCTGGAGACGGCACTGTTCTTCCTCATGTCCTGGAGCACATTCCTACTGGCCGAGGCCTGTGGATTTACGGGTGAGCTCGAGTTGAACCTCCCATAGAAACATATTGCAAGCTTCTACTGTATAAATGAATGGCTGTTCTGCTCTTCTTGTTGTGTTTCTCAGGTGTGGTGGCAGTTCTGTTCTGTGGAATGACACAAGCCCATTACACCTTTAACAATCTGTCTCCTGAATCTCAGGACAGGACAAAACAAGTAAGTATTTTATTCCACTCCCTAGTGTGTATGATGCACACTAACATTTCCATtctttggggttggtaagattgttTAATGTTCATACCgcatatgctcaccaaggttgcatttatgtgATTAAGGTTAAAGTAAAACATATATTGTGGAATAAtaaagtgagtgaagtgaagtgaaagtgacattaatattagtaatattaaatTTGAAAAGAACGACCTtctgttgtaatgaattttaaaatgtattttgttcttgtgatggcaaagctgattttattttagcagccattacatcagtcttcagtgtcacatgaagaGAAATTTCTATTTCTTATCACACATTtctgcagcttaatattttgtgcaatccatgacacatttttgtgattatttcatGAATaggaaattcaaaagaacagtgtttacatgaaatagaaatctttacactataaataatgttataaatgacttttgatcaattgaatgcaccattcctaaataaaagtattaatttcttaaaaaaaaaacaaatcttgcaCTATCTACTTGATCTAGTAAGCACTGGGAAACTGATGACTCAATTTCATGTGACACAATTGACGTTGCAacatgattatgattttttttttttttaccttagtaATCCTTTAACTATAAAAGCTGCTGAGCAGCTTTGCTGAACTTGTCCTAAGTTAATATTTCTGTAGGTCTACAGAAtatgaaatatgtttaatattaacATCTCACTATGATTTCTTGTCATTGTGCTCTCTTTCAGTTATTTGAGCTTCTGAATTTTTTGGCTGAGAACTTCATATTTTCCTACATGGGCTTGACATTGTTTACCTTCCATAACCATGTCTTCAACCCGATCTTCATAGTGTGCGCATTCGTATCCTAAAactatgtaaaattaataaatgagcaGAAAATAAAAGGTAGAATAGTCAAAAATGCTCTTAGCAAATCCAAAACGAGTGGAAAATCTGATGGATTGCTATTATAAAATAAgcatatgtgtgtttatgttggGCGGCAGTACTTTGCTTAATGTCATCAAGGAAGTGGCAGGCT
This window encodes:
- the LOC127971635 gene encoding sodium/hydrogen exchanger 6, producing the protein MGSTCKINAAMGNWRRLSLFVWASALSSCLCRAEDSAMENIVTEKKAEESHRQDSADLLVFILLLTLTILTIWLFKHRRFRFLHETGLAMIYGLLVGVVLRYAIHVPSDMNNVTLSCNVNGTPATLLVNVSSKFYEYTLKGEISANEVDDIQDNEMLRKVTFDPEIFFNILLPPIIFHAGYSLKRRHFFRNLGSILAYAFVGTVVSCFIIGLFMYGCVMLMKQIGYLGGDFFFTDCLFFGAIVSATDPVTVLAIFNELQVDADLYALLFGESVLNDAVAVVLSSSIVAYQPEGDNTHTFEAMAMLKSFGIFLGVFSGSFALGVATGVVTALISKFTKLRDLPLLETALFFLMSWSTFLLAEACGFTGVVAVLFCGMTQAHYTFNNLSPESQDRTKQLFELLNFLAENFIFSYMGLTLFTFHNHVFNPIFIVCAFLAVFLGRAANIYPLSFLLNLGRRNKISSNFQHMMMFAGLRGAMTFALSIRDTTTYARRMMFSTTLLVVFSTVWICGGGTTQMLSCQKIRVGVDTDQENSIGPDGVERRSTKQESAWLFRIWYNFDHNYLKPILTHSGPPLNATLPACCGPLARCLTSPQAYENEEQLKDSDSDLILNDGDITLTYGDVTVSTDAAGAHTSGTPVGGVPVNSDEALDRELAFGDHQPVIRGTRLVLPMDDSLPLDSHQHRHKNETMS